From a single Onychomys torridus chromosome 9, mOncTor1.1, whole genome shotgun sequence genomic region:
- the LOC118590702 gene encoding olfactory receptor 4K1, with the protein MAHSNESTVSEFVLLGLSNSWGLQLLLFTIFSIIYVTSVLGNVMIIVIIFSDSHLNSPMYFLLSNLSFIDICQSNFATPKMLMDFFVERKTISFEGCMAQIFLLHSFVGSEMMLLVAMGYDRFVAICKPLHYNLIMNRRVCIIFVSISWAVGILHSVSHLAFTVNLPFCGPNEVDSFFCDLPLVIKLACMDTYRMEILTLANSGLISLSCFLALIVSYVIIFVTVQHQSSSGSSKALSTLTAHITVVILFFGPCIYFYIWPFSRLSVDKFLSVFYTICTPLLNPVIYSLRNEDVKSALRKLTKRHVNPGKK; encoded by the coding sequence ATGGCTCACAGTAATGAATCCACGGTATCTGAGTTTGTGCTCCTGGGACTTTCTAACTCTTGGGGACTTCAGCTTTTACTTTTTACCATCTTCTCTATTATCTATGTGACATCAGTCTTGGGCAATGTCATGATTATTGTCATCATTTTCTCTGACTCACATTTGAACTCGCCTATGTACTTCTTACTTAGTAACCTTTCATTCATTGATATCTGCCAATCTAACTTTGCTACTCCTAAGATGCTTATGGACTTTTTTGTTGAGCGCAAAACTATTTCCTTTGAGGGTTGTATGGCCCAGATATTTCTTCTTCATAGCTTTGTTGGGAGTGAAATGATGTTGCTTGTAGCTATGGGATATGACAGGTTTGTAGCAATATGCAAGCCACTGCACTACAATCTAATTATGAACCGGAGGGTATGTATAATTTTTGTGTCTATTTCCTGGGCAGTAGGTATTCTGCATTCTGTGAGCCACTTGGCATTTACAGTGAATCTGCCATTCTGTGGTCCCAATGAGGTAGATAGCTTCTTCTGTGATCTTCCCTTGGTGATAAAACTTGCTTGCATGGATACATACAGAATGGAAATTTTGACCTTGGCTAACAGTGGCCTGATATCACTGAGCTGTTTCCTGGCTTTAATAGTCTCGTATGTCATCATTTTTGTCACTGTTCAGCACCAGTCCTCTAGTGGGTCATCCAAAGCACTTTCTACACTCACTGCCCACATCACAGTAGTGATTCTTTTCTTTGGGCCTTGCATTTACTTCTACATATGGCCTTTTAGCAGGCTGTCTGTGGATAAGTTCCTTTCTGTCTTCTACACCATTTGTACTCCCTTACTGAATCCTGTCATATATTCTCTGAGGAATGAAGATGTTAAATCAGCCTTGAGGAAATTGACAAAGCGCCATGTAAATCCTGGGAAAAAATAG